In one window of Mercurialis annua linkage group LG4, ddMerAnnu1.2, whole genome shotgun sequence DNA:
- the LOC126676586 gene encoding uncharacterized protein LOC126676586, giving the protein MPGNELEDGIHHLYELDNSSRSQHLSEVIGGNWPVLDYNQWVGKPAQIGSLPNFSLKNYSLQQLDSAKVHVSEPFKEHYTQLTLRPEYTRSFSLNNPLNANERLLGFQNFHSKQNQPAILGESTCYDQQILTSKGFPIIRSQPDNECADSPTLTTNSERSEITEASNDINFLRGHQQFARDQELSAPQNHSMQQPGFNDMQLLQQHMMFKQLQEYQRQQQLQNIGDLRQQNSLNQFSTISRQATGNQFSPLINGTPVHDASEMYRNLMQRGASPAPQGIPNKVIFSQEQGQALRSMGRTPQQLDVSLYGTPISSTRGMMSQYPHLQGLPHDSANFLAKASGQAQKSMMQSSGFGNSYIGDQPAVPDLVGLSQGVLVSKQELQMKNNFGQVSVQGLNSGAYPGSLQEGNTPQVATTAKEYSGRNEQAGWPAIQQAKQLSYSQGLVPLDPMEAKILYNMDDNIWDALGSCPDTSAGGLSSTLEHPDSSYAFPSIQSGTWSALMQSAVAEASSSDTGLQEEWSGLTFQNTEHSTDNQISNFVDSEKQPAGCFENNLQSALSFNSKPFPIITEASMSSGFPGFQQSGIQLSVEQRKNICQDGSREPIENYNSQHKSSVEGGHKVQTIIPPDNAWSRQMFEQTQSAAQHQKGSSSDISLDNRGSKNISKTRQQMNSGPDVCDDSFEGASERHEMQQNYQQRENSNDCSRSSSSHEQGHVEQFKIFGNLTPTSVDKAPLPDFQGKEVPFIGDHGSNASIAIRRSALPGDLNVTYQTSEHMLELLDKVDQSKDGSSIKQSVTTNSNQLAEVPGADLRDTSVAQLYAQTSASQGFNLRLAPPSQKFTSNSSFVPQGFPQSINNVNSRQVNPESGERNQAWLTPSSFQTSPPSHDLAQRAHWDNKTSTVGQTSFSPYMNMQGNSVVPSSPTISLTRSQLLMHPIPNVPVTSQSSLAALPGATTGFPPFNQAALQVTSQQMHHNAESQKSPVSDTSPKSQPLNMLGLSQQGENSTRSYNVWRNVPTQRQPFGIDPTNTISTSQAPHGSYYQNSIKDGYKSSEAGTSSTLQGFVQREEHLGKEMLQQQISSKALDTRQLDGASQGQEPILDSLQQEQDHNQARDSSNMAQAFSGTNRDFFSHSHNGRQNYSLLHQMQAMNNDRDGALDVQRSTDFGGQQLHDNISGFRSSIDGRSNSTSVPNSFPPGDGQMVSLQAEAREGLTAKASSQTALQSRPSQEMARFDYNGSHAQSSSSNMLSTHTEHGHVNLQMAHSWFKQYGALRNGQIASTFDARLASAAALQLSSQGNHSPDLHLDTPLERVDVGQGGRIWPSTAAALVASQQLSSQYVLPSEVANQAAFMRPNKRKIMTFDLLPWHKEVSQDSIRLQNISVAEQDWAQATNRLTEKVEDGAEIIQNLQPMHRSKRRLILTTQLMQQLFRPAVAPYSILSADSASNYGTILYFISRLSLGDTCSLANRMRNDLKLVSNRNMNSEKLKIPEKIGDEQFVGIVEEFIDRTQKMDNAFQRLDKSASVVDIRAEFQELERFSVINRFAKFHVRGQLNASGTASPSSAPKPIPQRHVMAFPMPCYLPEGVQCLSL; this is encoded by the exons ATGCCTGGTAACGAATTGGAAGACGGCATCCACCATCTGTATGAGCTAGACAACTCTTCCCGGAGCCAGCATCTGTCTGAAGTTATTGGTGGCAATTGGCCAGTACTTGACTATAATCAGTGGGTTGGAAAGCCGGCACAGATTGGATCACTACCAAACTTCAGTCTGAAGAACTATAGCTTGCAGCAATTAG ATTCTGCAAAGGTGCATGTTTCTGAGCCTTTCAAAGAACACTATACGCAGTTGACTCTGAGGCCAGAGTATACTAGAAGTTTTAGCTTGAATAATCCGTTGAATGCAAATGAACGTTTGCTTGGGTTTCAGAATTTTCACTCCAAGCAGAACCAGCCAGCAATACTTGGTGAAAGCACCTGCTATGACCAGCAAATTCTGACTTCTAAAGGCTTTCCTATTATTAGATCACAACCTGATAATGAGTGTGCAGACAGTCCCACCTTGACAACAAATTCAGAAAGGTCCGAGATTACTGAAGCTTCTAACGATATTAATTTTCTTAGAGGGCACCAACAATTTGCAAGAGACCAAGAGCTGAGTGCTCCTCAAAATCACTCAATGCAGCAGCCTGGGTTCAATGACATGCAGTTGCTGCAGCAGCACATGATGTTCAAACAGTTGCAAGAATACCAGAGACAGCAACAGCTTCAGAATATAGGCGATTTGAGGCAACAGAACTCATTAAACCAGTTTTCTACTATTTCTCGACAGGCAACCGGCAATCAGTTTTCACCTCTTATTAATGGAACACCCGTTCACGATGCATCAGAAATGTACCGGAACTTGATGCAGCGAGGTGCTTCTCCAGCTCCACAAGGAATACCGAATAAAGTTATATTCTCCCAAGAGCAAGGTCAGGCTTTGCGTTCCATGGGTCGTACACCTCAGCAGCTTGATGTCTCTTTATATGGTACTCCTATTTCTAGCACTAGAGGTATGATGAGTCAGTATCCCCATCTCCAAGGACTACCCCATGATTCTGCAAATTTTTTGGCCAAGGCTAGTGGTCAAGCACAAAAGTCCATGATGCAATCATCTGGCTTTGGCAACTCCTATATTGGGGATCAGCCTGCTGTTCCTGACCTGGTGGGCTTATCTCAAGGAGTTTTGGTATCTAAGCAGGAGcttcaaatgaaaaataattttggaCAAGTTTCTGTTCAAGGTCTAAACAGTGGGGCTTATCCAGGAAGTCTTCAGGAGGGTAATACTCCACAGGTTGCTACAACAGCGAAGGAATATAGTGGGAGAAATGAACAAGCTGGTTGGCCTGCAATTCAACAAGCAAAACAACTTAGTTATTCTCAGGGTTTGGTCCCTTTGGACCCAATGGAGGCAAAGATTCTGTACAATATGGATGACAACATTTGGGATGCTTTAGGAAGTTGCCCAGATACAAGTGCTGGAGGTTTGAGCAGCACATTGGAACATCCAGACTCATCTTATGCATTCCCTTCTATTCAGAGTGGGACCTGGAGTGCACTTATGCAGTCTGCTGTGGCAGAGGCTTCCAGCAGTGATACTGGGTTACAAGAAGAGTGGAGTGGCTTGACTTTTCAGAACACTGAGCACTCAACCGATAACCAAATTTCAAACTTTGTGGACAGTGAAAAGCAACCTGCAGGTTGCTTTGAAAACAACTTGCAGAGTGCATTGTCCTTTAATTCAAAACCTTTTCCTATAATTACAGAGGCCAGCATGAGTTCTGGCTTCCCCGGCTTTCAGCAATCAGGAATTCAATTATCAGTTGAACAAAGAAAGAATATATGCCAGGATGGCTCTCGCGAACCCATTGAGAATTACAACTCTCAGCATAAATCATCAGTTGAAGGTGGTCATAAGGTTCAAACAATTATTCCTCCAGATAATGCATGGTCTCGACAGATGTTTGAGCAAACACAAAGTGCTGCACAGCATCAGAAAGGATCCTCAAGTGATATTTCTTTGGATAACAGGGGTAGTAAGAACATATCAAAGACCCGACAGCAGATGAATAGTGGCCCTGATGTTTGTGATGACTCTTTTGAAGGCGCCAGTGAAAGACATGAAATGCAGCAGAACTACCAGCAAAGAGAGAATTCTAATGACTGCTCAAGAAGCTCTAGTAGTCACGAGCAAGGGCATGTTGAGCAGTTTAAGATTTTTGGTAACCTTACTCCAACGAGTGTAGATAAG GCGCCTTTACCTGATTTTCAAGGAAAGGAGGTACCTTTTATAGGTGATCATGGCTCTAATGCGTCCATTGCTATTCGTAGATCAGCTCTCCCTGGTGACTTAAATGTCACTTATCAGACAAG TGAACATATGCTTGAGTTGCTCGACAAGGTTGACCAGTCGAAGGATGGTAGCAGCATAAAACAATCCGTAACCACCAACTCTAATCAATTGGCTGAAGTTCCTGGAGCAGATTTACGTGATACATCTGTTGCTCAACTCTATGCTCAAACTTCTGCTTCCCAAGGTTTTAATTTGAGGTTGGCTCCTCCGTCTCAAAAGTTTACCTCAAATAGCTCTTTTGTTCCTCAAGGTTTCCCACAGTCTATAAACAATGTGAATTCCAGACAAGTCAACCCGGAGTCAGGGGAGAGAAATCAGGCTTGGTTAACTCCATCTTCATTTCAGACTTCACCTCCTTCACATGACCTGGCTCAGAGAGCACATTGGGATAATAAAACTAGTACTGTGGGACAAACAAGCTTTTCTCCATATATGAATATGCAGGGAAACTCTGTTGTGCCGTCATCACCAACTATTTCACTCACAAGAAGTCAACTTCTAATGCATCCCATACCCAATGTACCTGTTACTTCTCAGTCATCGCTAGCAGCCTTACCTGGTGCTACCACTGGATTTCCACCTTTTAATCAAGCCGCATTGCAAGTTACTTCTCAACAAATGCACCACAATGCTGAAAGTCAGAAGTCTCCAGTGTCGGATACTTCACCCAAATCTCAGCCTTTAAACATGTTAGGCTTGTCTCAACAGGGTGAGAATTCAACAAGGTCATATAATGTATGGAGAAATGTGCCAACCCAGAGACAGCCTTTTGGTATAGATCCTACAAATACTATAAGCACTTCACAGGCTCCACATGGGTCTTACTATCAGAATTCCATAAAAGATGGATATAAATCATCGGAAGCTGGTACATCTTCTACTTTGCAGGGCTTCGTCCAAAGGGAAGAGCATCTTGGAAAAGAAATGTTGCAACAGCAAATATCATCTAAGGCACTTGACACTCGTCAGTTAGATGGTGCATCTCAAGGGCAAGAACCAATTTTAGATTCTCTGCAGCAGGAGCAGGACCATAATCAAGCAAGGGATAGCAGTAACATGGCTCAAGCTTTTTCTGGAACAAATCGCGACTTTTTCAGCCATTCACATAATGGCCGTCAGAACTACTCTCTTCTGCACCAAATGCAAGCCATGAATAATGACAGAGATGGTGCTTTGGACGTTCAACGGTCTACAGATTTTGGGGGACAGCAGTTGCATGATAATATTTCAGGGTTCAGAAGCTCTATCGACGGTAGATCAAATTCAACTTCAGTACCTAATTCTTTTCCACCTGGGGATGGTCAAATGGTAAGCCTCCAGGCAGAAGCAAGGGAGGGCCTAACTGCAAAAGCTTCTTCACAAACTGCTCTTCAATCCAGACCTTCTCAGGAGATGGCCAGATTTGATTATAATGGCTCTCATGCTCAATCTAGCAGCAGCAATATGCTCTCTACTCATACAGAACATGGCCATGTTAATCTGCAAATGGCACACTCCTGGTTTAAGCAGTATGGGGCTCTTAGAAATGGACAAATTGCATCAACATTTGATGCTAGGCTTGCCTCAGCTGCCGCACTACAATTATCATCTCAGGGAAATCATTCTCCGGATTTGCATCTTGACACCCCTTTGGAAAGGGTAGATGTTGGTCAAGGTGGCAGGATTTGGCCGAGCACAGCAGCTGCCTTGGTAGCAAGTCAGCAGCTTTCCTCCCAATATGTATTGCCTTCAGAAGTTGCCAATCAAGCGGCTTTTATGAGACCAAATAAGCGTAAAATTATGACATTTGACCTTCTACCTTGGCACAAAGAAGTGAGTCAAGATTCCATAAGGCTTCAAAATATCAG TGTGGCAGAACAAGACTGGGCACAAGCCACAAACCGTCTGACTGAGAAG GTAGAAGATGGAGCTGAAATTATTCAGAATCTACAACCAATGCACCGGTCAAAGAGAAGGCTTATATTGACAACACAGCTTATGCAGCAATTGTTTCGGCCTGCAGTTGCACCATATTCTATTTTGTCTGCAGACTCTGCGTCCAATTATGGCACCATATTGTACTTCATTTCTAGATTATCTCTGGGGGATACATGTAGCCTTGCTAATCGCATGAGAAATGATCTAAAGCTTGTAAGCAACCGTAACAT GAATTCTGAGAAGCTCAAAATTCCCGAAAAAATTGGTGACGAGCAGTTTGTGGGAATTGTCGAAGAGTTTATTGATAGAACGCAGAAAATGGATAATGCTTTTCAAAG ATTGGACAAGTCAGCATCAGTGGTAGACATAAGAGCAGAGTTTCAGGAGCTAGAAAGGTTTTCTGTCATCAACCGATTTGCCAAGTTCCATGTTCGGGGACAGTTGAACGCCTCCGGAACCGCATCACCCTCTTCGGCTCCAAAACCGATTCCCCAAAGGCACGTTATGGCATTTCCAATGCCATGTTATCTACCGGAGGGGGTACAATGTCTTTCACTATGA
- the LOC126679608 gene encoding F-box protein CPR1-like — MEETFPQHILTEILVRLPVECLFRFRSVSKSWCALIDGPIFIKTHLKNSLQTKSTLSLILTDPNPDFLYWASFDSLSNALQGNALTFHELDYPFKGTFNANSPNIRIVGSCNGLLCFGNATGGTLLMNPFTRKHYVLPYLIMDANVKVKGKSIWGAWAFGFGYDSVNDDYKVVRLGQYAGLVEPYFDTETMVYSHKLNSWKNIPGMSYVLGSDQKMGLLVGDSLHWLVARNKILQNPDLIVAFDLGVEKFREVPGPELAVGGQNPLLSLGAVEKWLSVYAIYKVGRLDIWAMKEYGVKGSWTRMFSFTPNVVPSLKCTRTLVFSKSGDEILLGLLDKNLLWYSVKEKSVKKVEIHTVVDPFTVEVFSGSLVPLNVNVKKETTAKKARPRKGRKNRDEFLSKDFKLIL, encoded by the exons ATGGAGGAAACTTTCCCACAGCATATCCTCACCGAAATACTAGTCAGACTTCCGGTCGAGTGTCTCTTCCGCTTCAGGTCCGTATCAAAGTCATGGTGTGCTCTAATCGACGGCCCAATTTTCATCAAAACACATTTGAAAAACTCATTGCAAACTAAATCCACTCTCAGTCTCATTTTAACAGATCCCAATCCCGATTTCCTCTACTGGGCAAGCTTCGATTCTCTCAGCAATGCACTGCAAGGCAATGCTTTAACCTTCCATGAACTTGATTACCCTTTCAAAGGTACTTTTAATGCTAATTCTCCTAATATTAGGATTGTGGGTTCTTGTAATGGCTTGTTATGCTTTGGAAATGCTACTGGGGGGACTTTGTTAATGAACCCATTCACTAGGAAGCACTATGTTTTACCCTATCTGATCATGGATGCTAATGTTAAAGTTAAGGGGAAATCGATTTGGGGTGCTTGGGCTTTTGGATTTGGGTATGATTCTGTTAATGATGATTATAAAGTGGTTAGGTTAGGTCAGTATGCTGGTTTGGTTGAGCCGTACTTTGACACTGAGACTATGGTTTATAGTCATAAATTGAATTCGTGGAAGAACATTCCGGGAATGTCGTATGTTCTCGGAAGTGATCAAAAGATGGGTTTGCTTGTTGGTGATTCTTTGCATTGGCTAGTGGCTCGAAATAAGATTTTGCAAAATCCCGACCTGATTGTTGCTTTTGATCTGGGGGTTGAGAAGTTCAGGGAGGTTCCTGGGCCTGAGCTTGCTGTAGGGGGTCAGAATCCTTTACTCAGTTTAGGAGCTGTAGAGAAATGGCTATCTGTATATGCTATCTACAAAGTTGGTCGTCTTGATATTTGGGCTATGAAGGAATATGGAGTTAAGGGTTCTTGGACTAGAATGTTTTCATTCACACCAAATGTAGTGCCATCTTTGAAATGTACGAGAACATTAGTTTTCTCAAAGAGCGGTGATGAAATTTTACTTGGGCTGCTGGATAAGAATTTACTCTGGTACAGTGTAAAAGAAAAGTCTGTCAAAAAGGTGGAGATTCATACTGTGGTGGATCCCTTTACAGTTGAAGTATTCTCTGGAAGCCTTGTTCCTCTTAATGTTAATGTTAAGAAAGAAACTACTGCGAAGAAGGCTCGGCCACGAAAGGGAAGGAAGAATAG GGATGAGTTCCTATCAAAGGACTTCAAGTTGATTTTATAA